The following are encoded together in the Thermus neutrinimicus genome:
- a CDS encoding Asp23/Gls24 family envelope stress response protein translates to MQGRVTVTEGALASLLALAAHEVPGVVGMAPAGLKDQVVRILGRQEASEGVVVRQDPASPGKYAVDLYVVVAVGTRIPTVVESLAERVAFAAKKLAGVELSQVRVHVVGVGRG, encoded by the coding sequence ATGCAGGGACGGGTAACGGTGACCGAGGGGGCCTTGGCCTCCTTGTTGGCCCTGGCGGCCCATGAGGTGCCGGGGGTGGTGGGGATGGCCCCGGCAGGGCTGAAGGACCAGGTGGTGCGCATTCTGGGGCGGCAGGAGGCCAGCGAGGGCGTGGTGGTGCGCCAGGACCCGGCCAGCCCCGGCAAGTACGCCGTGGACCTCTACGTGGTGGTGGCGGTGGGAACCCGCATCCCCACGGTGGTGGAGTCCCTGGCGGAGCGGGTGGCCTTTGCCGCCAAAAAGCTCGCGGGGGTGGAGCTTTCCCAGGTGCGGGTGCACGTGGTGGGGGTGGGGCGTGGCTAG
- the rpsG gene encoding 30S ribosomal protein S7: MARRRRAEVRQLQPDLVYGDVVVSAFINKIMRDGKKNLAARIFYDACRIIQEKTGQEPLKVFKQAVENVKPRMEVRSRRVGGANYQVPMEVSPRRQQSLALRWLVQAANARSERGAAVRIAHELMDAAEGKGGAIKKKEDVERMAEANRAYAHYRW; encoded by the coding sequence ATGGCACGGAGAAGAAGAGCAGAGGTACGCCAACTCCAACCCGACCTGGTCTACGGGGATGTGGTGGTGTCGGCCTTCATCAACAAGATCATGCGGGATGGCAAGAAGAACCTGGCCGCCCGCATCTTCTACGATGCCTGCCGCATCATCCAGGAAAAGACCGGGCAGGAGCCCTTAAAGGTCTTTAAGCAGGCGGTGGAGAACGTGAAGCCCCGGATGGAGGTGCGTTCCCGCCGCGTGGGTGGGGCCAACTACCAGGTGCCCATGGAGGTCTCCCCCAGAAGGCAGCAGTCCTTGGCCCTGCGCTGGCTGGTCCAGGCGGCCAATGCGCGTTCCGAGCGGGGGGCTGCCGTGCGCATCGCCCATGAGCTCATGGACGCAGCCGAGGGCAAGGGCGGAGCGATAAAGAAGAAAGAGGACGTGGAGCGCATGGCCGAGGCCAACCGCGCCTACGCCCACTACCGGTGGTAA
- the ald gene encoding alanine dehydrogenase: protein MVIGVPKEIKTLENRVAMTPGGVESLVKRGHTVLVERGAGVGSGLSDAEYERAGAELVSREEAWGAEIVVKVKEPLPDEYPFLRPGLILFTYLHLAADRTLTEAMLQSGVTGIAYETVQLPDGSLPLLVPMSEVAGRMAPQVGAQFLEKPHGGRGVLLGGVPGVAPASVVILGGGTVGTNAAKIALGMGAQVTILDVNHRRLQYLDDIFAGRVVTLTATEANIKKSIQHADLLIGAVLVPGAKAPKLVTRDMLPLMKEGSVIVDVAVDQGGCVETIRPTTHAEPTYVVEGVVHYGVANMPGAVPRTSTFALTNQTLPYVLKLAEKGLEALLEDGALLKGLNTHKGLLTHPGVAEAFGLPYTPPEEALRR from the coding sequence ATGGTGATCGGCGTACCCAAGGAGATCAAGACCCTGGAGAACCGCGTGGCCATGACCCCGGGTGGGGTGGAGAGCCTGGTCAAAAGGGGACATACCGTTTTGGTGGAGCGGGGTGCGGGTGTGGGTTCCGGCCTATCCGACGCCGAGTACGAGCGGGCGGGGGCCGAGCTGGTGAGCCGGGAAGAGGCCTGGGGGGCGGAGATAGTGGTAAAGGTAAAGGAACCCCTTCCCGATGAGTACCCCTTTTTGCGCCCCGGGCTTATCCTCTTCACCTACTTGCACCTGGCTGCGGATCGTACCCTCACGGAGGCCATGCTGCAAAGCGGGGTCACGGGTATCGCCTATGAAACCGTGCAACTTCCCGATGGTTCCTTGCCCCTCCTGGTTCCCATGAGCGAGGTGGCGGGGCGCATGGCCCCCCAGGTGGGGGCTCAGTTCCTGGAGAAGCCCCATGGGGGCCGGGGGGTTCTTCTGGGCGGGGTTCCCGGGGTAGCCCCGGCCAGCGTGGTCATCCTGGGGGGTGGCACCGTGGGCACCAACGCCGCCAAGATCGCCTTGGGCATGGGAGCCCAGGTGACCATCCTGGATGTGAACCACAGGCGCCTCCAGTACCTGGATGATATCTTCGCGGGCAGGGTGGTCACCCTCACCGCCACCGAGGCCAACATCAAGAAGAGTATCCAGCACGCCGACCTACTCATTGGGGCGGTTTTGGTGCCGGGGGCCAAGGCCCCCAAGCTGGTTACCCGGGATATGCTTCCCCTCATGAAGGAGGGCTCGGTGATCGTGGATGTGGCCGTGGACCAAGGGGGATGCGTGGAAACCATCCGCCCCACCACCCACGCCGAGCCCACTTACGTGGTGGAGGGGGTGGTGCACTATGGGGTGGCCAACATGCCGGGAGCGGTGCCCAGGACCAGCACCTTTGCCCTCACCAACCAGACCCTGCCCTACGTCTTGAAGCTGGCGGAGAAGGGCCTAGAGGCCCTCTTGGAGGATGGTGCCCTTCTCAAGGGCTTGAACACCCACAAGGGGCTCCTCACCCACCCCGGGGTGGCGGAGGCCTTTGGCCTACCCTATACTCCCCCAGAGGAGGCCCTAAGGAGGTAG
- a CDS encoding DAK2 domain-containing protein — MASLSPGEVAEAFRYATDWFSVFVEEINALNVYPVPDGDTGTNMHLTLQSARRELDLADTSRMPEVAWAIAYGSLLGARGNSGVILSQILKGFSEALRKRERLDASTLAEALRLGAETGYKAVMKPVEGTILTVARAAGEGGQGETLEETLENALRAAQKALERTPDLLPVLKQAGVVDAGGAGYVRFLEGIRGYLLGLPLPEPPKVERYAQTAFATEEFGYCTEFLMEGVEVPIERIREAVAPFGDSLLVVGAEGYVKGHIHTDDPDGLLATVARFGRMVRTKVEDMTEQHTEILAMVGAGEEAPPPTGLVAVALGHGPTRAFRSLGARVVAGGQTQNPSVEDLLAAIRSVASPRVILLPNNPNVFLAAEKAAELAKGLGKEVHVLQTRTLGQGLAAAVRYLPEGEVEELLPEMEEAMKGAVTLEVTWASRDAEVDGVKVLKDKPIGLLDGRLVLMGETPEEVLEGLIRLAGEGKDVLTLFLGPNASKEKAEEVARGFPGLVVEILPGGPDLYAYLGVLE; from the coding sequence GTGGCTAGCCTTAGCCCCGGGGAGGTGGCCGAGGCCTTCCGCTACGCCACCGACTGGTTTTCCGTGTTTGTGGAGGAGATCAACGCCCTCAACGTCTACCCCGTCCCCGACGGGGACACGGGTACCAACATGCACCTCACCCTCCAGTCCGCCCGGCGGGAGCTGGATCTGGCCGACACCTCCAGGATGCCGGAGGTGGCCTGGGCCATCGCCTACGGGAGCCTTTTGGGGGCCCGGGGGAACAGCGGGGTGATCCTTTCCCAGATCCTGAAGGGCTTCAGCGAGGCCCTGCGCAAGAGGGAGCGGCTGGATGCCTCCACCCTGGCCGAGGCCCTGCGCCTGGGGGCGGAAACCGGGTACAAGGCGGTGATGAAGCCGGTGGAGGGCACCATCCTCACCGTGGCCCGGGCGGCTGGGGAGGGAGGCCAGGGGGAGACCCTCGAGGAGACCCTGGAAAATGCCCTTAGGGCTGCCCAAAAGGCCCTGGAGAGGACCCCGGACCTCCTTCCCGTGCTGAAGCAAGCGGGGGTGGTGGACGCCGGGGGTGCGGGGTATGTGCGCTTTTTGGAGGGCATCCGGGGATACCTCCTGGGGCTGCCCCTGCCCGAGCCCCCCAAGGTGGAACGCTACGCCCAGACCGCCTTCGCCACCGAGGAGTTTGGCTACTGCACGGAGTTCCTCATGGAGGGGGTGGAGGTCCCCATTGAGAGGATCCGGGAGGCAGTGGCGCCTTTTGGGGACTCCCTCTTGGTGGTGGGGGCCGAGGGGTATGTGAAGGGGCACATCCACACCGACGACCCCGATGGCCTCCTGGCCACCGTGGCCCGCTTTGGCCGCATGGTGCGCACCAAGGTGGAGGACATGACCGAGCAGCACACGGAGATCCTGGCCATGGTGGGAGCGGGGGAGGAGGCTCCCCCTCCCACGGGCCTGGTGGCGGTGGCCCTGGGGCACGGCCCCACCCGGGCCTTCCGCAGCCTGGGGGCCCGGGTGGTGGCGGGAGGGCAGACGCAAAACCCCAGCGTGGAGGACCTGCTGGCCGCCATCAGGAGCGTGGCGAGCCCCAGGGTGATCCTCCTCCCCAACAACCCCAACGTCTTCCTGGCAGCGGAGAAGGCGGCGGAGCTGGCCAAGGGGCTGGGCAAAGAGGTGCACGTGCTCCAAACCCGCACCCTGGGCCAGGGCCTAGCGGCGGCGGTGCGCTACCTGCCCGAGGGGGAGGTGGAGGAGCTTTTGCCCGAGATGGAGGAGGCCATGAAGGGGGCGGTGACCCTCGAGGTCACCTGGGCCAGCCGGGACGCCGAGGTGGATGGGGTCAAGGTGTTAAAGGATAAGCCCATCGGGCTTTTGGATGGCAGGCTGGTCCTCATGGGGGAAACCCCCGAGGAGGTGCTGGAGGGCCTTATCCGTCTGGCCGGGGAGGGCAAGGATGTCCTCACCCTATTCCTGGGCCCCAACGCTTCCAAGGAAAAGGCTGAGGAGGTGGCCAGGGGGTTCCCGGGGCTTGTGGTGGAGATCCTCCCCGGGGGGCCCGACCTTTACGCCTACCTGGGGGTCCTGGAATAG
- the truB gene encoding tRNA pseudouridine(55) synthase TruB: MALYAVDKPLHLTSHDAVEEARRLLSTRRVGHTGTLDPLATGLLLLVSEESTKLVPFLSGEDKEYIAWVSFGATTPTLDAEGPVSEEAPVRFDRKDLESVLPSFLRLREQVPPLYSAIKVGGKRAYEAAREGKPLELGPRPVRYLEVELLALDPEPIPHPIAPSAKGWRLAEKGGRKVELPRPLGPYPTAVIRLVVGPGTYVRAFARDLGERLKTKAFLSGLVRTRIGKVGLERAVKLSELSPEKAIPETDVLPFPVVELSHTEARRVLEGVPLPIPALGYVALVDSRRRLLAIAEGDGFKLKIRRVFVKEA; this comes from the coding sequence ATGGCCCTCTATGCGGTGGACAAGCCCCTCCACCTCACCTCCCACGATGCGGTGGAGGAGGCGAGGCGCCTTCTCTCTACCCGCCGGGTGGGGCATACCGGAACCCTGGACCCCTTGGCCACAGGCCTCCTCCTTTTGGTTTCCGAGGAGAGCACCAAGCTGGTCCCCTTCCTCTCGGGGGAGGACAAGGAGTACATCGCCTGGGTTTCCTTCGGGGCCACCACCCCCACCTTGGATGCGGAAGGGCCGGTGAGCGAGGAAGCGCCGGTGCGCTTTGACCGCAAGGACTTGGAAAGCGTTCTCCCTTCCTTTTTGAGGCTTAGGGAGCAGGTGCCCCCCCTGTATTCCGCCATCAAGGTGGGGGGGAAAAGGGCCTACGAGGCCGCTCGGGAGGGGAAGCCCTTGGAGCTTGGCCCAAGGCCGGTGAGGTACCTGGAGGTGGAGCTCCTCGCCTTGGATCCCGAGCCCATACCCCATCCCATCGCTCCCTCGGCCAAGGGCTGGCGGCTTGCGGAAAAGGGCGGGCGCAAGGTGGAGCTTCCCAGGCCCTTGGGCCCCTACCCCACGGCGGTGATCCGCCTGGTGGTGGGCCCGGGCACCTATGTGCGGGCCTTTGCCCGGGACCTGGGGGAAAGGCTCAAGACCAAGGCCTTCCTTTCCGGGCTCGTGCGCACCCGCATCGGCAAGGTGGGGCTGGAGCGGGCGGTGAAGCTTTCCGAACTCTCCCCGGAAAAGGCCATCCCCGAAACCGATGTCCTGCCCTTTCCCGTGGTGGAGCTATCCCACACCGAGGCCCGGCGCGTGCTGGAGGGGGTTCCCTTGCCCATCCCCGCCTTGGGGTATGTGGCCTTGGTGGATTCCCGAAGAAGGCTTCTGGCCATCGCTGAGGGTGACGGCTTCAAGCTCAAGATAAGGCGTGTCTTCGTAAAGGAGGCGTAG
- the rpsL gene encoding 30S ribosomal protein S12, with the protein MPTINQLVRKGREKVQKKSKVPALKGSPFRRGVCTVVRTVTPKKPNSALRKVAKVRLTSGYEVTAYIPGEGHNLQEHSVVLIRGGRVKDLPGVRYHIVRGVYDTQGVKDRKKSRSKYGTKKPKETKGAAPAKKK; encoded by the coding sequence CTGCCGACGATCAACCAGCTGGTCAGAAAGGGCCGCGAGAAGGTCCAGAAGAAGAGCAAGGTTCCGGCCTTGAAGGGGTCGCCTTTCCGCCGGGGAGTGTGCACCGTGGTGCGCACCGTAACCCCCAAGAAGCCCAACTCCGCCTTGCGTAAGGTGGCCAAGGTGCGCCTTACCTCGGGGTACGAGGTAACCGCCTACATCCCTGGCGAGGGGCACAACCTGCAGGAGCACTCCGTGGTCCTCATCCGGGGTGGCCGTGTGAAGGACCTGCCGGGTGTGCGCTACCACATCGTGCGTGGGGTCTACGACACCCAAGGGGTGAAGGACCGCAAGAAGAGCCGCTCCAAGTACGGGACCAAGAAGCCCAAGGAGACCAAGGGCGCGGCTCCGGCCAAGAAGAAGTAG
- a CDS encoding enoyl-CoA hydratase/isomerase family protein has product MDLEARYPSLAFAWPRPGVLEIALGGEKLNALGPEAHRDLARVFRELRELEEVKAVLLRGQGGVFSAGGSFALIEEMRSSHRALMRVFWEARELVLGPMDFPRPVVAAVEGVAVGAGLALALASDVVVAGKRARLLDGHLRLGVAAGDHAVLLWPLLVGMAKAKYHLLLGEPLTGEEAERLGLVALAVEDERVYEKALEVATRLAEGPKEALSLTKHALNSWFRTFVPHFEVSLALEFLGFQGEELEEGLRALKEKRKPQF; this is encoded by the coding sequence ATGGACCTGGAAGCCCGTTACCCCAGCCTCGCCTTCGCCTGGCCCCGGCCCGGGGTGCTGGAGATCGCCTTGGGGGGGGAAAAACTCAACGCCCTGGGCCCCGAGGCCCACCGGGATTTGGCCCGGGTCTTTCGGGAGCTGAGGGAACTCGAGGAGGTCAAGGCCGTGCTTTTAAGGGGCCAGGGCGGGGTCTTCTCCGCGGGGGGTTCCTTTGCCCTGATCGAGGAGATGCGCTCCTCCCACCGGGCCCTGATGCGGGTCTTTTGGGAGGCAAGGGAGCTGGTGCTCGGGCCCATGGACTTCCCCAGGCCGGTGGTGGCCGCGGTGGAGGGGGTGGCGGTGGGAGCGGGGCTGGCCTTGGCCCTGGCCAGCGACGTGGTGGTGGCGGGCAAGCGGGCCAGGCTTCTGGACGGACACCTCAGGCTGGGGGTGGCGGCCGGGGACCATGCCGTCCTCCTGTGGCCCCTCCTGGTGGGCATGGCCAAGGCCAAGTACCACCTTCTCCTGGGCGAACCCCTCACCGGGGAGGAGGCGGAGCGGCTGGGCCTGGTGGCCTTGGCGGTGGAGGACGAGAGGGTGTACGAAAAGGCCCTCGAGGTGGCCACGCGCCTGGCCGAAGGCCCCAAGGAGGCCCTAAGCCTCACCAAGCACGCCCTGAACAGCTGGTTCCGCACCTTCGTGCCCCACTTTGAGGTGTCCTTGGCCCTGGAGTTTTTGGGGTTCCAGGGGGAAGAGCTGGAAGAGGGCTTAAGGGCGCTTAAGGAAAAGCGGAAACCCCAGTTCTAG
- a CDS encoding ABC transporter permease — MRFALFLALAHLRRRPLQTGLALLGVGVGVAVLLTALSLTNGFVSGLVRATLKAYPHLVLFSQSEELPPFPGRDHPGVEAYAPFAATKALLTRPAEGARGPGVDFATLVGLGEGGEALYPELGLRLEPGGIYLGSALQQSLGAFVGDRLYAMSATQERVELKVLGAFRTGNYLLDSAYAFVDLRTVERLSGIRAQGYQVRLKDPWRAKELGGELAGTRFFPQAWQDTQRTLLEQLSLQKRVLGILIFLIVAVAALGVANLLVLKVVEKTPEIALLRAMGASKLTVGMVFALEGAFLGFGGVLLGNILGYLLCLYLSLRPVDLPGELYFLTHLPVEMRLSDFLQVSGASLFATFLSALLPLFRALRVQPGVVLR; from the coding sequence GTGCGCTTTGCCCTTTTCCTGGCTCTGGCTCACCTCAGGCGAAGGCCCCTGCAGACGGGGCTGGCCCTGCTGGGGGTAGGGGTGGGGGTGGCGGTCCTCCTCACCGCCCTCTCCCTCACCAACGGTTTTGTCAGCGGCCTGGTGCGGGCTACCCTGAAGGCCTACCCCCACCTGGTCCTCTTCAGCCAGAGCGAGGAGCTGCCTCCTTTTCCCGGGCGGGACCATCCCGGGGTGGAGGCCTACGCCCCCTTTGCCGCCACTAAGGCCCTTTTAACCCGCCCGGCGGAGGGCGCCAGGGGCCCGGGGGTGGACTTCGCCACCCTGGTGGGCCTGGGCGAGGGCGGGGAGGCCCTTTACCCGGAGCTGGGCCTAAGGCTGGAGCCCGGGGGTATCTACCTGGGCTCGGCCCTGCAGCAGTCTTTGGGGGCCTTTGTGGGGGATAGGCTTTACGCCATGTCCGCCACCCAGGAGCGGGTGGAGCTTAAGGTTTTGGGGGCTTTTCGTACCGGTAACTATCTCCTGGATTCCGCCTACGCCTTTGTGGACCTAAGGACGGTGGAAAGGCTTTCCGGGATAAGGGCTCAAGGGTACCAGGTGCGCCTCAAGGACCCCTGGCGGGCCAAGGAGCTGGGTGGGGAACTGGCGGGTACCCGCTTCTTCCCCCAGGCCTGGCAGGATACCCAGCGCACCCTTTTGGAGCAGCTTTCCCTGCAGAAGCGGGTTTTGGGCATCCTGATCTTTCTGATCGTGGCGGTGGCCGCCCTTGGGGTGGCCAACCTCCTGGTGCTCAAGGTGGTGGAGAAGACCCCGGAGATCGCCCTTCTTCGGGCCATGGGGGCCTCGAAGCTCACCGTGGGGATGGTCTTCGCCCTGGAAGGGGCCTTCCTGGGCTTTGGTGGGGTTCTTTTGGGAAATATCTTGGGTTATCTCCTTTGCCTCTACCTATCCCTCCGCCCGGTGGACCTTCCCGGGGAGCTTTACTTCCTCACCCACCTGCCCGTGGAGATGCGCCTTTCCGACTTCCTTCAGGTGAGCGGCGCAAGCCTTTTCGCCACCTTCCTCTCCGCCCTTTTGCCCCTCTTCCGCGCCCTAAGGGTCCAGCCCGGGGTGGTGCTGAGGTAG
- a CDS encoding pseudouridine synthase — protein MEKPLRLQAFLARTGVGSRRKAEELIRQGRVRVNGRVAVLGQRVNPGDVVEVDGKPVEPPRERIVLALHKPRGYTTTRHDPHAQKTVFHLLPDIPGLHPIGRLDRDSEGLLLLTNDGHLTLRLTHPRYGVKKVYRVYTERGTLPPAICQRLVEGVDLEDGPARALACRPAPGGALLTLAEGRKREVRRMLKAVGYPVNRLIRLQVGPIRLGHLPPGRWRQLSQEEVESLLRETPVE, from the coding sequence ATGGAGAAACCCTTGCGCCTGCAAGCCTTCCTGGCCCGCACGGGCGTGGGAAGCCGCAGGAAGGCAGAGGAGCTGATCCGCCAGGGCCGGGTGCGGGTGAACGGGAGGGTGGCCGTCTTGGGGCAAAGGGTGAACCCCGGGGATGTGGTGGAGGTGGACGGGAAGCCGGTGGAACCCCCCCGGGAAAGGATCGTCCTGGCCCTCCACAAGCCCAGGGGCTACACCACCACCCGCCACGACCCCCACGCCCAAAAGACGGTCTTCCACCTCTTGCCCGATATCCCCGGCCTCCACCCCATAGGCCGGCTGGACCGGGACTCGGAAGGGCTCCTCCTCCTCACCAACGACGGCCACCTGACCCTCCGCCTCACCCACCCCCGTTACGGGGTCAAGAAGGTCTACCGGGTCTACACGGAACGGGGCACCCTCCCCCCGGCCATCTGCCAGCGGCTTGTAGAGGGAGTGGACCTCGAGGACGGCCCGGCCCGGGCCCTGGCTTGCCGTCCCGCCCCGGGCGGCGCCCTCCTCACCCTGGCGGAAGGCCGGAAGCGGGAGGTGCGCAGGATGCTAAAGGCCGTGGGCTACCCGGTAAATAGGCTCATTAGGCTCCAGGTGGGCCCCATCCGCCTGGGCCACCTGCCCCCGGGAAGGTGGCGGCAGCTTTCGCAGGAGGAGGTGGAATCCCTGTTGCGGGAAACCCCTGTAGAATAA
- a CDS encoding 3D domain-containing protein, producing the protein MRGLLIVLLSALAVAGAWAQTGGRKTMVLEATAYTSSVRETDSTPFITATGMRTRLGVLAVSPDLLKVLPFGTKVRLKDLGSVYGRGRGQFDYLFRDRIFVVADVMHPRMREKVDVWLPDRATALRFGRRVVSLEVVEYPRR; encoded by the coding sequence ATGCGGGGTTTGCTGATCGTGCTCCTTTCCGCCCTGGCCGTTGCCGGGGCCTGGGCCCAGACGGGGGGTCGAAAGACCATGGTCCTCGAGGCCACCGCCTACACCTCCAGCGTGCGGGAGACCGACTCCACTCCCTTCATCACCGCCACGGGCATGCGCACCCGCCTGGGGGTCCTGGCGGTGAGCCCGGACCTTCTCAAGGTCCTGCCCTTCGGCACCAAGGTGCGCCTTAAGGACCTGGGTTCCGTGTACGGCCGCGGCCGGGGGCAGTTTGACTACCTTTTCCGGGACCGCATCTTTGTGGTGGCCGACGTGATGCACCCCAGGATGCGGGAAAAGGTGGATGTTTGGCTTCCCGACCGGGCCACGGCCTTGCGCTTTGGCCGCAGGGTGGTAAGCCTCGAGGTGGTGGAGTACCCCAGGCGTTAG